From a region of the Rhinopithecus roxellana isolate Shanxi Qingling chromosome 8, ASM756505v1, whole genome shotgun sequence genome:
- the LOC115899038 gene encoding lysine-rich arabinogalactan protein 19-like, with amino-acid sequence MLYLGAPRQCPPSGAGPRGVRLPAWAPRLRPLLVSAPRPRPAWPRPSRQGFRPVSRESSTAAPRAPAPWPSHPLGQLGEGRRAQCPGRECRPGGRPGPEASLAPASQAPLRVQDRQTLGRSGGLNNLASARMRSRTE; translated from the coding sequence ATGTTGTACCTCGGCGCCCCGCGGCAATGCCCACCCAGCGGAGCCGGCCCACGGGGAGTCCGGCTGCCTGCCTGGGCCCCTAGGCTCCGCCCGCTTCTGGTCAGCGCCCCTCGCCCCCGGCCCGCGTGGCCGCGTCCCAGTCGCCAGGGTTTTCGGCCCGTGAGCCGGGAGAGCTCCACCGCGGCCCCGCGGGCGCCGGCCCCCTGGCCTTCACACCCCTTGGGCCAGCTCGGGGAGGGCAGGCGGGCCCAGTGTCCAGGGAGGGAGTGCAGGCCAGGCGGGCGCCCTGGGCCAGAGGCAAGCCTGGCGCCGGCATCCCAAGCTCCCTTGAGGGTCCAGGACCGCCAAACCCTGGGAAGGAGCGGGGGTTTAAACAATTTAGCTTCTGCTAGGATGCGAAGCCGAACGGAGTAA